From a region of the Phaseolus vulgaris cultivar G19833 chromosome 6, P. vulgaris v2.0, whole genome shotgun sequence genome:
- the LOC137831658 gene encoding F-box/LRR-repeat protein 3 isoform X2, with product MLSESVLCHLTEDLLIRLLEKLGPDRKPWRLVCKDFLRVESVTRKSIRILRIEFLLGLLEKFCNIETLDLSLCPRIEDGIVSVMLSQGSASWTRGLKRLVLSRATGLGHAGLEILIRACPMLEAVDVSHCWGYGDREAAALSCAARLRELSMDKCLGVTDIGLAKIAVGCEKLERLSLKWCLEISDMGIDLLCKKCLDLKFLDVSYLKVTGESLRSIASLSKLEVFVMVGCSLVDDVGLRFLEKGCPLLKAIDVSRCDCVSSSGLISVISGHGDLEQLDAGYCLSLSAPLVKCLENLKQLRIIRIDGVRVSDFILQTIGTNCKSLVELGLSKCVGVTNKGIIQLLPGCGNLKVLDLTCCRFISDAAISTIGDYCPDLVCLKLESCDMVTEKCLYQLGLNCSLLEELDLTDCSGVDDIALRYLSRCSELVRLKLGLCTNISDIGLAHIACNCTNMTELDLYRCVRIGDDGLAALTSGCKRLTKLNMSYCNRITDRGMEYISHLGELSDLELRGLSNITSIGIRSVAMSCQRLADLDLKHCEKIDDSGFWALAFYSQNLRQINMSYCIVSDVVLCFLMGNLKRLQDSKLVCLPKVTVKGLEVALRACCGRIKKVKLQRSLRFLLSSEMLETMHARGCKIRWD from the exons ATGTTGTCGGAATCTGTTCTCTGCCACTTGACTGAGGACCTTCTCATCCGGCTCCTGGAGAAGCTCGGCCCGGATCGGAAGCCGTGGAGGCTGGTGTGCAAAGATTTTCTCCGGGTCGAATCGGTGACCCGGAAGAGTATTCGGATCCTCCGCATCGAGTTCCTGCTTGGGCTGCTGGAGAAGTTCTGCAACATTGAGACGTTGGACCTGTCGCTGTGTCCGCGGATCGAGGATGGAATTGTGTCGGTTATGCTGAGTCAGGGATCGGCGAGTTGGACTCGGGGACTAAAGAGGCTCGTGCTGAGTCGCGCCACCGGGTTGGGCCACGCGGGTTTGGAGATCCTCATTCGGGCGTGTCCAATGTTGGAGGCTGTCGATGTGTCCCACTGTTGGGGCTATGGGGACAGAGAGGCCGCGGCGCTATCGTGCGCCGCGAGGTTGAGGGAACTCAGCATGGATAAGTGCTTGGGAGTTACTGATATTGGGTTGGCGAAGATTGCCGTCGGTTGTGAGAAATTGGAGAGGCTGAGTTTGAAGTGGTGCTTGGAGATTTCTGATATGGGAATTGATCTTCTGTGCAAGAAGTGCCTGGACTTGAAATTTCTGGATGTGTCCTATCTCAAG GTAACAGGCGAATCTTTGAGATCGATAGCTTCTCTGTCAAAGCTTGAGGTTTTCGTTATGGTGGGTTGCTCTTTAGTGGATGATGTCGGATTACGGTTTCTTGAAAAAGGATGTCCACTACTTAAG GCAATTGATGTATCGAGGTGTGATTGTGTTAGCTCATCCGGTTTAATATCTGTGATTAGCGGGCATGGAGATCTTGAGCAGTTGGATGCAGGATATTGCCTCTCT CTTTCAGCACCTCTTGTTAAATGCTTGGAGAATCTAAAACAGCTGAGAATAATTAGAATTGATGGTGTTCGAGTTTCTGACTTCATCCTCCAGACAATAGGCACCAATTGCAAGTCTTTAGTGGAACTTGGTTTAAGCAAATGTGTTGGTGTGaccaacaaaggaattatacaGCTATTACCTGGCTGTGGCAATTTGAAGGTACTTGATTTGACTTGTTGTCGGTTCATCTCAGATGCTGCCATCTCTACTATAGGAGACTATTGTCCAGACCTTGTCTGTCTGAAGCTAGAATCTTGTGATATGGTGACTGAGAAGTGTCTTTATCAACTTGGATTAAATTGCTCGCTTCTTGAAGAGCTTGATCTTACTGATTGCTCTGGTGTTGATGACATAG CACTAAGATATCTATCAAGATGTTCAGAACTCGTAAGACTGAAGTTAGGATTATGCACCAACATATCAGACATAGGATTGGCACACATTGCTTGTAACTGCACAAACATGACTGAACTTGATCTCTATCG CTGTGTACGTATTGGAGATGATGGGCTGGCAGCGCTGACGAGTGGATGCAAGAGGCTGACAAAGCTCAACATGTCATATTGTAATAGAATTACTGACAGAGGGATGGAGTATATCAGCCATCTTGGTGAACTATCTGATCTGGAGTTGCGCGGGCTTTCAAATATCACAAGCATTGGAATAAGATCAGTTGCAATGAGTTGCCAGAGATTGGCAGATTTAGATTTGAAGCACTGTGAAAAAATTGATGATTCAGGTTTCTGGGCCCTTGCTTTTTATTCACAAAACCTGCGGCAG ATAAATATGAGCTACTGTATTGTGTCAGATGTGGTGTTGTGCTTCCTTATGGGTAACCTGAAACGCCTCCAAGATTCCAAACTGGTGTGTCTTCCTAAAGTCACTGTAAAAGGATTGGAAGTTGCCCTTAGAGCTTGCTGTGGTCGGATTAAAAAGGTTAAACTACAGAGATCCCTCAGGTTCTTGCTTTCCTCAGAAATGCTGGAGACAATGCATGCAAGAGGGTGCAAGATCAGATGGGATTAA
- the LOC137831658 gene encoding F-box/LRR-repeat protein 3 isoform X1: MLSESVLCHLTEDLLIRLLEKLGPDRKPWRLVCKDFLRVESVTRKSIRILRIEFLLGLLEKFCNIETLDLSLCPRIEDGIVSVMLSQGSASWTRGLKRLVLSRATGLGHAGLEILIRACPMLEAVDVSHCWGYGDREAAALSCAARLRELSMDKCLGVTDIGLAKIAVGCEKLERLSLKWCLEISDMGIDLLCKKCLDLKFLDVSYLKVTGESLRSIASLSKLEVFVMVGCSLVDDVGLRFLEKGCPLLKAIDVSRCDCVSSSGLISVISGHGDLEQLDAGYCLSELSAPLVKCLENLKQLRIIRIDGVRVSDFILQTIGTNCKSLVELGLSKCVGVTNKGIIQLLPGCGNLKVLDLTCCRFISDAAISTIGDYCPDLVCLKLESCDMVTEKCLYQLGLNCSLLEELDLTDCSGVDDIALRYLSRCSELVRLKLGLCTNISDIGLAHIACNCTNMTELDLYRCVRIGDDGLAALTSGCKRLTKLNMSYCNRITDRGMEYISHLGELSDLELRGLSNITSIGIRSVAMSCQRLADLDLKHCEKIDDSGFWALAFYSQNLRQINMSYCIVSDVVLCFLMGNLKRLQDSKLVCLPKVTVKGLEVALRACCGRIKKVKLQRSLRFLLSSEMLETMHARGCKIRWD, translated from the exons ATGTTGTCGGAATCTGTTCTCTGCCACTTGACTGAGGACCTTCTCATCCGGCTCCTGGAGAAGCTCGGCCCGGATCGGAAGCCGTGGAGGCTGGTGTGCAAAGATTTTCTCCGGGTCGAATCGGTGACCCGGAAGAGTATTCGGATCCTCCGCATCGAGTTCCTGCTTGGGCTGCTGGAGAAGTTCTGCAACATTGAGACGTTGGACCTGTCGCTGTGTCCGCGGATCGAGGATGGAATTGTGTCGGTTATGCTGAGTCAGGGATCGGCGAGTTGGACTCGGGGACTAAAGAGGCTCGTGCTGAGTCGCGCCACCGGGTTGGGCCACGCGGGTTTGGAGATCCTCATTCGGGCGTGTCCAATGTTGGAGGCTGTCGATGTGTCCCACTGTTGGGGCTATGGGGACAGAGAGGCCGCGGCGCTATCGTGCGCCGCGAGGTTGAGGGAACTCAGCATGGATAAGTGCTTGGGAGTTACTGATATTGGGTTGGCGAAGATTGCCGTCGGTTGTGAGAAATTGGAGAGGCTGAGTTTGAAGTGGTGCTTGGAGATTTCTGATATGGGAATTGATCTTCTGTGCAAGAAGTGCCTGGACTTGAAATTTCTGGATGTGTCCTATCTCAAG GTAACAGGCGAATCTTTGAGATCGATAGCTTCTCTGTCAAAGCTTGAGGTTTTCGTTATGGTGGGTTGCTCTTTAGTGGATGATGTCGGATTACGGTTTCTTGAAAAAGGATGTCCACTACTTAAG GCAATTGATGTATCGAGGTGTGATTGTGTTAGCTCATCCGGTTTAATATCTGTGATTAGCGGGCATGGAGATCTTGAGCAGTTGGATGCAGGATATTGCCTCTCT GAGCTTTCAGCACCTCTTGTTAAATGCTTGGAGAATCTAAAACAGCTGAGAATAATTAGAATTGATGGTGTTCGAGTTTCTGACTTCATCCTCCAGACAATAGGCACCAATTGCAAGTCTTTAGTGGAACTTGGTTTAAGCAAATGTGTTGGTGTGaccaacaaaggaattatacaGCTATTACCTGGCTGTGGCAATTTGAAGGTACTTGATTTGACTTGTTGTCGGTTCATCTCAGATGCTGCCATCTCTACTATAGGAGACTATTGTCCAGACCTTGTCTGTCTGAAGCTAGAATCTTGTGATATGGTGACTGAGAAGTGTCTTTATCAACTTGGATTAAATTGCTCGCTTCTTGAAGAGCTTGATCTTACTGATTGCTCTGGTGTTGATGACATAG CACTAAGATATCTATCAAGATGTTCAGAACTCGTAAGACTGAAGTTAGGATTATGCACCAACATATCAGACATAGGATTGGCACACATTGCTTGTAACTGCACAAACATGACTGAACTTGATCTCTATCG CTGTGTACGTATTGGAGATGATGGGCTGGCAGCGCTGACGAGTGGATGCAAGAGGCTGACAAAGCTCAACATGTCATATTGTAATAGAATTACTGACAGAGGGATGGAGTATATCAGCCATCTTGGTGAACTATCTGATCTGGAGTTGCGCGGGCTTTCAAATATCACAAGCATTGGAATAAGATCAGTTGCAATGAGTTGCCAGAGATTGGCAGATTTAGATTTGAAGCACTGTGAAAAAATTGATGATTCAGGTTTCTGGGCCCTTGCTTTTTATTCACAAAACCTGCGGCAG ATAAATATGAGCTACTGTATTGTGTCAGATGTGGTGTTGTGCTTCCTTATGGGTAACCTGAAACGCCTCCAAGATTCCAAACTGGTGTGTCTTCCTAAAGTCACTGTAAAAGGATTGGAAGTTGCCCTTAGAGCTTGCTGTGGTCGGATTAAAAAGGTTAAACTACAGAGATCCCTCAGGTTCTTGCTTTCCTCAGAAATGCTGGAGACAATGCATGCAAGAGGGTGCAAGATCAGATGGGATTAA
- the LOC137831654 gene encoding putative pectinesterase/pectinesterase inhibitor 22, which yields MAMLSFLFILMLLPSFQALSYQPIPSEIQTQDMQALIAQACMDIENQNSCLTNIHNELTKIGPPSPTSVMSAALKATLNEAVMAIDNMTKITTFSVSYREQQAIEDCKELVDFSVSELAWSLGEMRRIRAGDSNVQYEGNLEAWLSAALSNQDTCLEGFEGTDRRLESYISGSLTQVTQLISNVLSLYTQLHTLPFKPPRNTTAATSTTQSDGTSEFPQWMSEDDQELLRAKPQGVRADAVVALDGTGHYRSIAEAVNAAPSHSPRRYVIYVKKGLYKENVDMKKKMTNIMLVGDGIGQTIITSNRNFMQGWTTFRTATLAVSGKGFIARDMSFRNTAGPVNHQAVALRVDSDQSAFYRCSVEGHQDTLYAHSLRQFYRECEIYGTIDFIFGNGAAVLQNCKIYTRVPLPLQKVTITAQGRKSPHQSTGFTIQDSFVLATQPTYLGRPWKQYSRTVYINTYMSGLVQPRGWLEWFGNFALNTLWYGEYRNYGPGASMAGRVRWPGYHVIKDASTASFFTVQRFINGDTWLPRTGVKFTAGLTN from the exons ATGGCCATGCTTAGTTTCCTTTTCATTCTCATGCTTTTACCCTCCTTTCAGGCTCTCTCATATCAACCCATTCCCTCAGAAATCCAAACACAAGACATGCAAGCATTGATTGCACAAGCATGCATGGACATTGAAAACCAAAACTCCTGCCTCACAAACATCCACAACGAGCTCACCAAAATAGGCCCTCCAAGCCCCACTTCAGTGATGAGTGCAGCACTGAAGGCCACACTCAACGAAGCAGTAATGGCCATTGACAACATGACAAAGATCACCACCTTCTCCGTGAGCTACCGCGAGCAACAAGCCATAGAAGACTGCAAGGAGCTCGTGGATTTCTCGGTTTCTGAGCTGGCATGGTCGTTGGGGGAGATGAGGAGAATTCGGGCAGGAGATAGCAATGTGCAATACGAGGGCAACCTGGAAGCGTGGCTTAGTGCAGCACTGAGCAACCAAGACACATGCCTTGAAGGGTTTGAAGGCACAGACAGACGCCTCGAGAGTTACATCAGTGGAAGCTTGACACAAGTCACACAACTCATCAGCAATGTTTTGTCCTTGTACACTCAGTTGCATACCTTACCCTTTAAGCCTCCAAGAAACACCACTGCTGCTACTTCAACAACTCAATCTGATGGAACCTCAGAGTTTCCTCAATGGATGAGTGAGGATGATCAAGAGTTGCTCAGAGCCAAGCCACAGGGTGTGCGTGCGGACGCGGTTGTGGCTTTGGATGGTACTGGTCATTATCGCTCCATCGCCGAAGCTGTTAATGCAGCTCCGAGTCATAGTCCAAGGAGGTATGTTATTTACGTGAAAAAGGGACTTTACAAGGAGAATGTtgacatgaagaagaagatgacCAACATCATGCTCGTAGGAGATGGTATTGGCCAAACCATTATCACTAGCAACCGGAATTTCATGCAAGGATGGACCACTTTTCGAACTGCCACGCTTG CTGTATCTGGGAAGGGTTTCATTGCAAGGGACATGTCGTTCCGGAACACAGCAGGGCCAGTGAACCATCAAGCGGTGGCACTGCGTGTGGATTCAGACCAATCAGCCTTCTACAGGTGCAGCGTGGAAGGGCACCAAGACACCCTCTACGCCCACTCCCTGCGACAGTTCTACCGTGAGTGCGAAATCTATGGCACCATAGACTTCATTTTCGGCAATGGAGCTGCAGTGCTGCAAAACTGCAAAATATACACCAGGGTCCCACTTCCCTTGCAGAAGGTTACCATCACGGCCCAAGGCAGAAAAAGCCCACACCAGTCCACGGGCTTCACCATCCAGGACAGCTTTGTTCTCGCCACCCAGCCCACCTACTTGGGCCGGCCCTGGAAACAATACTCCCGGACAGTTTACATTAACACTTACATGAGTGGGCTTGTTCAGCCCCGAGGCTGGCTTGAGTGGTTCGGAAACTTTGCCCTGAACACTTTGTGGTACGGTGAGTACAGAAATTATGGGCCTGGTGCATCGATGGCGGGCCGGGTCAGATGGCCCGGTTATCATGTAATTAAAGATGCTTCCACCGCTAGTTTTTTCACTGTTCAGAGGTTCATTAATGGTGACACGTGGCTTCCACGGACAGGTGTCAAGTTCACAGCAGGTCTCACCAACTGA
- the LOC137831657 gene encoding F-box protein PP2-B15-like codes for MEVLPYDCFAHILSFTSPQDVCRSSLVSSIVQSMADSDAVWEKFLPSNYHQIVSRFVSSSFSCSSKKHLFSMLCNPRPIDDGNKIFSIEKRSGKICYLLSARQLSIAWGNSPLYWSWKPTQGSRFEESAELRTIWWLEIKGSINSGMLSANTLYGAYLKVKTADRAYGLDLLPSEVSVEVGKQRSLGTVCIHSCRKTNTTTSFPFPRKLEDEEWSEIELGSFYTHYSNEEVRMCLKEVKGAHLKGGLIVDGIEIRPKHLEKASAYGP; via the exons ATGGAAGTTTTGCCCTACGATTGCTTTGCACACATTTTATCGTTCACTTCTCCGCAGGACGTGTGCAGGTCCTCTCTCGTCTCCTCCATTGTGCAGTCCATGGCAGATTCAGATGCTGTGTGGGAGAAGTTTTTGCCATCCAATTATCATCAAATTGTTTCTAGGTTCGTCTCCTCCTCATTCTCCTGTTCTTCGAAGAAGCACTTGTTTTCCATGTTATGTAACCCGCGACCCATTGACGATGGTAACAAG ATATTCTCCATTGAGAAGAGAAGTGGGAAAATATGTTACCTGTTGAGCGCAAGACAACTTTCAATTGCATGGGGAAACAGCCCTCTCTATTGGTCCTGGAAACCCACCCAAGGTTCAAG ATTTGAAGAATCAGCAGAACTGAGAACCATATGGTGGCTGGAAATAAAGGGCAGCATTAACAGCGGAATGTTATCTGCCAATACTTTATACGGAGCCTACTTGAAAGTGAAAACCGCGGATCGTGCTTATGGGTTGGACTTGTTACCGTCGGAGGTGTCGGTAGAAGTTGGCAAACAAAGATCACTAGGAACTGTTTGCATACATTCATGTCGCAAAACAAACACCACAACCTCTTTTCCTTTTCCTCGTAAGCTTGAAGATGAAGAATGGTCGGAGATTGAGTTGGGGAGTTTCTACACCCATTATTCAAATGAAGAGGTCAGAATGTGTCTCAAGGAAGTCAAAGGTGCGCACTTAAAAGGTGGCCTCATAGTTGATGGAATTGAAATAAGGCCCAAACACTTGGAAAAGGCCTCGGCTTATGGGCCCTAA